Proteins from a genomic interval of Hornefia porci:
- a CDS encoding Cna B-type domain-containing protein, which translates to MKKKWFGILLSLLMVFGVLFQGTGTAVFAEGTAKKVDATVTKLSIQNLSGSDKNRVYHSDTFYLAMDWDASSSGANLHEGDYFDITLPDKMVFPSDSAAVDFNIYGSDGITVIAKAHVNPGTDNKGGNVRVTFTNWVEGKENVKGNIRLSARFDKNQITIGKENTFSISVSGQVVPVTVTVTGPTDLEPEIIGKWGQSASDKAHAEWYVRINHQKATLSNVVISDHLSEGAGSETYVADSFKLIRVKFTSTGDIDRTYETVNLDGKLTIAGDGKSFTLKLGDVNGDQYRLSYKTTYTAGTTLHNNTSLTSTEQSKTASATHISADSGGSGTGTLANKIKLTKVDADDNSITLSGAVFEVTRPDGSTFELTTGDDGTVTSGSLTSGIYKIKEKSAPAGYQLNDDEYSLQVTASGGALQTIKDEPTKTSVSVNKKWVGTMGDAVTVHLYADGKDTGKIVTLNTSNRWKDAFDNLRKYTTSGSEIKYTVREDVPTGYEGKVTGSQEDGYTITNTNIEKISVPVTKTWVGKVGKDVTVKLFADKRDTGKTVILNAENQWKDNFTDLPKYDGTDGHEIDYTIEEVKVDGYNSVISGTAGTGFTITNTITGKVSIPVTKIWVGKAGSSATIRLYADGKEVDSVTLNHANNWQHTFTNLEKYKDGKEIRYTVKEEPVDNYKTEITGDATSGYTVRNTNTEKVSVPITKQWVGKTTNQIKVKLLADNVEKATATLTADGNWKHTFTNLPKYDESDGHEIVYTVAEVKVDGYVTGISGTAKDGFTITNTITGKVSIPVTKKWIGGAADSITVNLYADGKKVDTQKLSKENHWQYTFKGLDRYKDGNEITYTIKEEKVSGYATTITGDAKSGFMITNTKNTPKSPDTTSSNTPKTGDNSNLLLYVGLMAASLGVILFLVRKRRKQI; encoded by the coding sequence ATGAAAAAGAAATGGTTTGGAATATTGCTGTCACTGCTCATGGTGTTTGGCGTATTGTTCCAAGGAACAGGTACGGCTGTGTTTGCGGAAGGAACAGCAAAAAAAGTAGATGCAACCGTTACAAAATTATCAATTCAGAACTTAAGCGGAAGCGACAAGAACCGCGTGTATCATTCCGATACATTCTATCTTGCGATGGATTGGGATGCTAGTTCAAGTGGGGCAAATTTGCATGAGGGAGATTACTTTGATATCACACTGCCTGACAAGATGGTCTTCCCGTCTGACAGTGCAGCAGTTGACTTTAATATCTATGGTAGTGATGGCATTACGGTTATCGCCAAGGCACATGTTAATCCCGGTACTGACAACAAAGGCGGGAATGTGCGTGTCACATTCACAAATTGGGTAGAAGGAAAGGAAAATGTCAAAGGAAACATTCGTCTTTCTGCACGATTTGATAAGAATCAGATTACAATTGGAAAAGAAAATACCTTCAGTATATCTGTCAGTGGTCAAGTTGTTCCAGTAACGGTTACCGTCACTGGACCTACCGATCTTGAACCGGAAATCATTGGTAAGTGGGGGCAATCTGCAAGCGATAAAGCGCATGCGGAGTGGTATGTTCGAATTAATCATCAAAAGGCAACGCTCAGCAATGTTGTGATATCCGATCATCTTTCCGAAGGCGCAGGCTCCGAAACGTATGTGGCTGACAGCTTCAAGCTGATTCGTGTCAAATTTACATCGACAGGTGACATTGACCGGACCTATGAAACGGTCAATTTAGATGGGAAGCTGACTATCGCCGGAGATGGCAAATCGTTCACTTTAAAGTTGGGAGATGTCAATGGCGATCAGTATCGCCTTAGTTATAAAACGACATATACAGCCGGAACAACACTGCATAATAATACGAGTCTGACATCGACCGAACAGAGTAAGACCGCCAGCGCAACGCATATCTCAGCGGATTCAGGCGGCTCAGGCACAGGGACATTAGCCAATAAGATTAAACTCACAAAAGTGGATGCTGATGACAATTCGATCACTTTATCAGGGGCGGTTTTTGAGGTCACAAGACCGGATGGCAGTACGTTTGAGCTGACTACTGGTGATGATGGTACCGTCACTTCCGGTTCGCTTACCTCTGGCATATACAAAATAAAGGAAAAATCTGCCCCTGCTGGATACCAATTAAATGATGATGAATATTCTTTGCAGGTCACTGCTTCTGGCGGTGCACTGCAGACCATCAAGGATGAGCCGACCAAAACTTCAGTGTCTGTCAATAAAAAGTGGGTTGGAACAATGGGTGATGCGGTGACCGTGCATCTGTATGCCGATGGGAAAGATACTGGGAAGATAGTTACACTGAATACCTCGAACAGATGGAAAGACGCTTTCGATAACCTGCGTAAGTACACGACGAGCGGCTCAGAAATCAAATATACGGTCAGGGAGGATGTGCCAACTGGATATGAAGGAAAGGTAACTGGCTCGCAGGAAGACGGTTATACCATTACCAATACCAATATAGAAAAGATTTCCGTTCCAGTCACAAAGACATGGGTGGGGAAGGTTGGTAAAGATGTCACAGTGAAATTGTTTGCAGATAAGAGAGACACTGGGAAAACCGTTATTCTGAATGCAGAAAATCAGTGGAAAGATAACTTTACCGATCTTCCGAAATACGATGGTACAGACGGACATGAAATTGACTATACAATCGAAGAGGTCAAAGTGGATGGCTATAATAGCGTCATCAGTGGGACAGCAGGCACTGGCTTTACGATCACCAATACGATTACCGGAAAGGTATCCATTCCAGTCACAAAAATATGGGTCGGAAAAGCAGGGTCTTCAGCTACGATTCGTTTGTATGCTGATGGTAAGGAGGTCGATTCCGTTACATTGAATCATGCAAATAACTGGCAGCACACTTTCACCAATCTTGAGAAGTATAAAGATGGTAAGGAAATCCGGTATACCGTCAAAGAAGAGCCCGTTGACAATTACAAAACGGAAATCACAGGCGATGCAACTTCCGGATATACTGTAAGGAACACAAATACGGAAAAGGTATCCGTACCGATAACCAAGCAGTGGGTTGGCAAGACAACAAATCAGATAAAAGTAAAACTTCTGGCAGACAACGTCGAGAAGGCTACAGCTACCTTGACAGCGGACGGCAACTGGAAGCATACATTCACAAATCTTCCGAAATATGATGAATCAGATGGACATGAGATTGTTTATACGGTCGCTGAAGTGAAAGTGGATGGGTATGTAACTGGCATTTCTGGCACAGCTAAAGACGGTTTTACCATCACCAATACCATTACCGGCAAGGTATCCATCCCGGTAACCAAGAAGTGGATTGGCGGTGCAGCAGACAGTATTACCGTCAATCTCTATGCGGATGGCAAGAAGGTAGATACACAGAAACTGTCCAAGGAGAATCATTGGCAGTATACATTCAAAGGTCTTGACAGGTATAAGGATGGAAACGAAATCACCTACACGATAAAAGAAGAGAAGGTGTCTGGCTACGCTACAACGATCACTGGCGATGCCAAGAGTGGTTTCATGATTACGAATACCAAGAATACACCAAAGTCGCCGGATACGACATCGAGCAATACGCCAAAGACAGGAGACAATAGTAATCTTCTGCTTTATGTCGGTTTGATGGCCGCTTCTCTGGGAGTGATCCTTTTCCTGGTTCGTAAGAGAAGAAAACAAATATAA
- a CDS encoding IS1634 family transposase, whose protein sequence is MKLNYDRKSKDPTYFIQQGFRNGKKTSTRNVARIGKHSELLAITDDPLTYAKEQVAKYNEEWKKQKVTMEMSINFDEKVKATDDPASASTLRNIGYFYLQQIYHDLQIRSFFQSVLRDRKIEFDPDLVNRFLTYARILHPGSKLDTCRHLNRYYEQPDFDYQHILRTMDLMQENYDDYLVHLFEHSNDIVKRNTSVCYYDCTNFYFEIESPDDDYLNPVTGEIIKGFRKYGFGKEHRPNPLVEMGLFMDSDGIPLSMCLTSGSDNEQTTAIPLEKKLTEMFDGKPFIYCADAGLGSYNIRKFNSMGGRAFVITQSIKKLSERLQQAVFNDCDYRLLSNDRPVSLEKMFSFDREEPKNRSLYDDKAYKIVNADNLVDLDMCEEKRYKNGKVKQVKVKGVLEQKLVITFSRKMMEYQRYIRNRQVARAEALLKNLDPDTYKKGPHDVTRFIKRTSRGKAGEKAVDRYAIDKELIAEEEKYDGFYAIATNLDDEAKTIVEISARRHRIEDCFRVMKTSFSGRPVYHHNRERITAHFMICYTSLLIYRLLEKKMVDAGEHFTTDNIIETIKNMDVANVQDMYYMATYTGSRALTAINGILPLDLDRKNYLPKDLNKKIRKISK, encoded by the coding sequence ATGAAACTAAACTATGACAGAAAATCAAAAGATCCTACCTACTTCATCCAGCAGGGCTTTCGCAACGGCAAGAAGACCTCGACCCGAAACGTAGCTCGGATCGGGAAACATTCGGAGCTTCTGGCGATCACAGACGATCCTCTGACTTACGCCAAAGAACAGGTCGCCAAATACAATGAGGAGTGGAAAAAACAGAAGGTAACGATGGAAATGTCCATCAACTTCGATGAAAAAGTCAAAGCGACGGATGATCCCGCTTCTGCCTCTACCCTGCGCAATATCGGTTACTTCTATCTGCAGCAGATCTATCATGACCTGCAGATCCGTTCCTTCTTTCAGTCCGTCCTCAGGGATCGGAAGATCGAATTCGATCCGGATCTGGTGAACCGGTTCCTGACCTATGCGCGCATACTTCATCCCGGCTCCAAGCTGGATACCTGCCGCCATCTGAACCGTTACTATGAGCAGCCTGATTTCGACTATCAGCATATCCTGCGGACCATGGATCTGATGCAGGAGAACTACGATGACTATCTGGTTCATCTGTTTGAGCACAGCAACGACATCGTGAAGAGAAATACTTCCGTCTGCTACTATGACTGCACCAACTTCTACTTCGAGATCGAATCTCCCGATGATGACTACCTTAATCCGGTAACCGGAGAGATCATTAAAGGTTTCCGCAAGTATGGCTTCGGCAAGGAGCATCGTCCCAATCCCCTGGTAGAGATGGGACTGTTCATGGATTCTGACGGCATTCCTCTCTCCATGTGTCTGACTTCCGGATCAGATAACGAACAGACAACCGCCATCCCTCTGGAGAAGAAACTGACCGAGATGTTCGATGGCAAGCCCTTCATCTACTGTGCGGATGCGGGGCTGGGGTCCTACAATATCCGCAAGTTCAACTCCATGGGAGGGAGGGCTTTCGTTATCACCCAGTCCATCAAAAAACTGTCCGAGCGGCTGCAGCAGGCGGTTTTCAATGACTGTGACTATCGTCTGTTGTCCAATGACCGCCCGGTATCCCTGGAGAAGATGTTCTCTTTTGACCGCGAAGAACCGAAAAACCGCAGCCTTTATGATGACAAAGCCTACAAGATCGTCAACGCAGATAACCTGGTCGATCTGGATATGTGCGAAGAGAAGCGTTACAAGAACGGCAAGGTGAAGCAGGTCAAGGTGAAAGGCGTGCTGGAGCAGAAACTGGTTATCACCTTCTCCCGAAAGATGATGGAATATCAGCGATATATTCGCAATCGTCAAGTTGCAAGAGCGGAAGCCCTTCTGAAGAACCTTGACCCTGATACCTACAAGAAAGGACCTCACGATGTGACGCGCTTTATCAAGCGTACTTCCAGAGGAAAAGCCGGAGAGAAAGCCGTTGACCGTTATGCGATCGACAAGGAACTCATCGCAGAGGAAGAAAAGTATGATGGTTTTTATGCCATCGCCACCAATCTGGATGATGAGGCAAAGACGATCGTAGAGATCAGTGCCCGGCGACATAGGATCGAAGACTGTTTCCGTGTGATGAAGACTAGCTTCTCCGGTCGCCCGGTCTACCATCATAACCGGGAGCGCATCACCGCACACTTTATGATCTGCTACACATCGCTTCTGATCTACCGGTTGCTGGAGAAGAAGATGGTTGATGCCGGGGAGCACTTCACCACAGACAATATCATTGAGACCATCAAGAACATGGACGTTGCCAACGTGCAGGATATGTACTATATGGCGACCTATACCGGTTCCCGGGCACTGACCGCGATCAACGGGATCCTTCCTCTGGATTTGGATCGGAAAAACTACCTGCCAAAGGATCTCAACAAAAAAATCAGAAAAATTTCAAAGTGA
- the istA gene encoding IS21 family transposase, producing MSKEKKILQCIADGKSQRAIAKILKVSRNTVSSVVAASIRSGKPLPEFLQMEESEIVKLLFPEKELIPVQVTPDFEWVHKELIKDGVTLRSLWDEYCDQCREARKPPYMYSQFCKLYSDYVDQHRLTMHISHKPGDKLMVDWAGTTFSYYDADDDKDQKCCLFVATLPFSMFCYAEAFTNMKQEAWINAHVHMYAYFGGSTRLLVCDNLKTGVIKNKKPEDTVFNKSYEELADHYNTALLPARVLAPKDKAAVEGSVGALTRRLASRFRNRRFFSLHELNKAIRKELEEFNHKPFQKKEGSRFSVYAEEELPFMKPLPRYRYEYATWKVATVQMNYHISFDKQNYSVPYAYVRKKVDVRSTNNVVEIYYQGMRICNHKRLHGRYRSVCNERRPYASKPPTVQRMGQRQIQTLGGKHRSAYQRSCRQDVCSIPGGRTGLQRLPVPPEAG from the coding sequence ATGTCCAAAGAAAAAAAGATCCTGCAGTGTATTGCTGACGGGAAGTCTCAGCGAGCGATAGCCAAGATACTGAAAGTATCGAGAAATACGGTGTCGTCCGTTGTAGCAGCATCTATACGAAGTGGCAAGCCACTTCCTGAGTTTCTGCAGATGGAAGAGTCGGAAATCGTTAAGCTTCTCTTTCCCGAGAAGGAACTGATCCCAGTTCAAGTCACGCCAGACTTTGAATGGGTACACAAAGAACTTATCAAAGACGGTGTCACTCTTCGTTCGTTGTGGGATGAGTACTGTGATCAGTGCAGAGAGGCCAGGAAGCCTCCGTACATGTATTCTCAGTTCTGTAAACTGTATTCTGACTATGTCGATCAGCATAGACTGACGATGCACATAAGTCATAAGCCCGGCGACAAACTCATGGTGGACTGGGCCGGCACCACGTTCTCGTACTATGACGCTGACGACGACAAAGACCAGAAATGCTGCCTGTTTGTAGCTACGCTTCCGTTCAGCATGTTCTGCTATGCGGAAGCATTTACAAACATGAAACAGGAAGCCTGGATTAATGCCCATGTACACATGTATGCATACTTCGGTGGCAGTACCAGGCTTCTTGTATGTGACAACCTTAAAACAGGTGTCATAAAGAACAAGAAACCTGAGGATACGGTGTTCAACAAGAGTTATGAGGAACTTGCGGATCATTACAACACCGCATTGCTGCCGGCACGTGTTCTGGCTCCAAAGGACAAAGCTGCGGTAGAAGGATCGGTCGGTGCCCTGACCAGACGGCTTGCTTCAAGGTTTCGTAACAGGAGATTCTTCAGTCTCCATGAACTTAACAAAGCGATCCGCAAGGAGCTCGAAGAATTCAACCATAAGCCGTTTCAGAAGAAGGAGGGCTCACGCTTCTCTGTATATGCCGAAGAAGAGCTTCCGTTCATGAAGCCATTGCCGAGGTACAGATACGAGTATGCAACGTGGAAGGTGGCAACGGTTCAGATGAACTACCACATCTCCTTCGACAAGCAGAACTACTCTGTTCCATACGCATACGTCAGGAAGAAAGTGGATGTCCGCAGTACCAATAACGTAGTTGAGATTTACTACCAGGGCATGCGTATCTGCAACCATAAAAGGTTGCACGGACGGTATAGGTCAGTATGCAACGAACGTAGACCATATGCCTCAAAACCACCAACTGTACAGCGAATGGGACAGCGGCAGATTCAAACGCTGGGCGGAAAACATAGGTCCGCATACCAGAGAAGTTGTAGACAGGATGTTTGCAGCATACCGGGTGGAAGAACAGGCTTACAAAGGTTGCCTGTCCCTCCTGAAGCTGGCTGA
- a CDS encoding helix-turn-helix transcriptional regulator: MEIFTEASANAARKTVKDDIDVLVAEGYDIVTIKSYYNAFFMASREFELPELKLLIDAVSSSRFISKAKCDQLIWKLSHLTSKYEAEKLVRHLYTAGRMDSENGNVYYDVDLLTDAINSDQKVTFQYLDYTIDKHRILKHDGEIYVVSPYALLWDDNHYYMVGYLDKRAEVNVFRVDRITNLNRSSEPAVIQPKDFDLDNFAKKVFKMYPGDQQEVVLECAAETMKSVIDHFGEDVETWRISQTHFRLRTMVSISPTFYGWLFQFSGKMRPLSPEPVVDEYRKMLETALNHLSL; encoded by the coding sequence GTGGAGATTTTTACGGAGGCCAGCGCCAATGCTGCCCGGAAGACGGTGAAGGACGACATTGATGTGCTTGTAGCGGAAGGCTATGACATCGTAACCATCAAGAGTTACTACAATGCTTTTTTCATGGCCAGCCGTGAATTCGAGCTTCCAGAGCTGAAGCTGCTCATCGATGCAGTTTCTTCCTCTCGTTTCATTTCCAAGGCGAAGTGCGATCAGCTGATCTGGAAGCTCAGTCACCTGACCAGCAAGTATGAGGCCGAGAAACTGGTACGCCATCTATACACTGCCGGCAGAATGGACTCCGAGAACGGTAACGTTTATTACGACGTGGATCTCCTGACGGATGCCATTAACAGTGATCAGAAAGTGACTTTTCAGTATCTGGACTACACCATTGACAAACATCGGATTCTGAAACACGACGGCGAAATCTATGTGGTAAGCCCCTACGCCCTTCTCTGGGATGACAACCATTATTACATGGTAGGCTATCTGGACAAGAGAGCCGAGGTGAATGTTTTCCGGGTGGACCGGATCACGAATCTGAATCGTAGCAGCGAACCGGCTGTGATCCAGCCGAAGGACTTCGATCTGGATAATTTTGCGAAAAAAGTGTTCAAGATGTATCCGGGAGATCAGCAGGAAGTAGTGCTGGAGTGTGCGGCAGAGACCATGAAATCCGTCATTGATCACTTTGGCGAGGATGTGGAGACATGGAGGATCTCACAGACCCACTTCCGGCTTCGGACCATGGTGAGCATCAGCCCGACGTTTTACGGCTGGCTGTTCCAGTTTTCCGGAAAGATGCGGCCGCTGTCACCAGAACCGGTGGTAGATGAATACCGCAAAATGCTGGAAACCGCTTTGAATCATTTGTCACTGTAA
- a CDS encoding lysozyme family protein yields MAQRTARIMRELIRNAKAMIEAISAGGIICLVIVLVCILFGAAFYFFGDESSANHTLVNPEVEDYFAVISKYAGQYGIGEYTELVKAVMMQESGGRGADPMQASESGYNKMYPHSPNSIKDPAYSVQCGVQALAASLKEAKCKNPMDMKRIRLALQGYNYGNGIARDGGYTVKNASDFSDMQAKKHGWKSYGDKPYPAHVLRYYPYGNYNYGIGNGKIVSVAAQQIGNKGGKKFWSWYGFHSRVEWCACFVSWYSVQCGYIKAGIMPKSAGVGGMISFYKNKHQWQTRSYKPSAGDVIFFDWGGDGSPDHVGLVEKCDGRTVYTIEGNSSDTCRRRSYPVGGRQIYGYGIPKYDWAIICPIYMVLVKNATKYWVCMVYYHC; encoded by the coding sequence ATGGCGCAACGAACGGCAAGGATAATGCGGGAGCTGATTCGAAACGCGAAAGCAATGATCGAAGCCATCTCTGCCGGAGGAATCATCTGCCTAGTGATCGTGCTTGTCTGCATCCTGTTTGGGGCTGCGTTTTATTTCTTCGGGGATGAAAGTTCAGCAAACCACACGCTGGTGAACCCGGAGGTAGAAGACTATTTTGCTGTGATTTCCAAATATGCCGGCCAATACGGAATCGGTGAATATACGGAGCTGGTCAAGGCCGTCATGATGCAGGAATCCGGAGGCAGAGGCGCCGATCCCATGCAGGCCTCGGAAAGCGGCTATAACAAGATGTATCCTCACTCTCCAAACAGCATCAAGGACCCGGCATACTCCGTCCAGTGCGGTGTTCAGGCGCTGGCTGCATCCCTGAAAGAAGCAAAATGCAAGAACCCCATGGATATGAAGCGGATCCGCCTCGCACTGCAAGGGTACAACTACGGCAACGGTATAGCCCGGGACGGCGGATACACGGTGAAGAACGCTTCGGATTTCTCGGACATGCAGGCGAAAAAGCACGGCTGGAAATCCTATGGCGATAAGCCGTACCCTGCCCATGTTCTTCGATACTATCCATACGGCAATTACAACTATGGTATCGGCAACGGCAAGATCGTCAGCGTTGCCGCTCAGCAGATTGGAAACAAAGGAGGAAAAAAATTCTGGAGCTGGTACGGTTTCCACAGTCGTGTGGAATGGTGTGCCTGCTTCGTTTCCTGGTACTCCGTCCAGTGCGGGTATATTAAGGCCGGAATCATGCCGAAATCTGCCGGAGTCGGCGGAATGATCAGTTTCTATAAAAACAAGCATCAGTGGCAGACCAGAAGCTACAAGCCGAGTGCCGGTGATGTGATCTTCTTCGACTGGGGAGGCGACGGCAGCCCGGACCACGTGGGATTGGTGGAAAAATGCGATGGCAGAACCGTTTACACCATAGAAGGAAACAGCTCCGACACCTGCAGAAGGCGCAGCTACCCGGTGGGCGGAAGACAAATCTATGGGTATGGAATTCCAAAATATGATTGGGCGATAATATGCCCAATCTACATGGTGCTTGTGAAAAATGCTACAAAATATTGGGTTTGTATGGTATACTATCATTGCTGA
- a CDS encoding transposase, protein MKKLSTTDKNYTTNEKCFQLKIPMNLNIIIPDNDSVRLLSQFVEEMDLTCLYETYSLLKENQVTPRQMLKLLLYAYLDGKYTSRAIELACNRDINYMYLLEGKASPDHATIARFRSLHFAPVRNSFWPIAQKCLSIPPSGSHLVR, encoded by the coding sequence ATGAAAAAGCTATCTACCACTGACAAAAACTATACAACGAATGAGAAATGTTTTCAACTTAAAATTCCAATGAATCTTAACATCATCATTCCGGATAATGACAGTGTGCGGTTACTGAGTCAGTTCGTGGAGGAAATGGATCTGACTTGTCTTTACGAAACTTACAGTTTGCTGAAGGAAAATCAAGTAACCCCACGCCAGATGTTGAAACTACTTCTCTATGCTTACCTTGACGGGAAATACACGAGTCGGGCAATTGAACTTGCTTGTAACAGAGACATTAACTACATGTACTTGCTGGAAGGGAAAGCTTCGCCGGACCATGCAACCATTGCCAGGTTTCGCAGCCTGCATTTTGCCCCTGTGCGAAACAGCTTCTGGCCAATTGCACAGAAATGCTTGAGTATTCCGCCGTCTGGGAGCCACCTCGTCCGATAG